One genomic window of Microbacterium testaceum StLB037 includes the following:
- the galT gene encoding galactose-1-phosphate uridylyltransferase has protein sequence MNTDSLTAVPLGAGVVKRPTHLADGRELIYFDDPDTTLGAERAVDARTLDPRPTTATMRQDVLTGDWITVASNRQNRAFLPPAHLDPLSPQTPTNPSEIPSLYDVAVFENKSPSFGPALDTAIGDAPAAVDPPRGDDDLEHLGLGRTRTSVGRCEVVCFSPAHEGSFGSLSRTRARTVIEAWADRTAALSALPGIRQVFPFENRGEQIGVTLPHPHGQIYAYPYVTPRTHRLLDTISRTSNDLFERILEFESAGPRVVLRGEHWTAFVPFAARWPIEVHVLPHRHVADLAETTDAERDELAPFYLRLLRGIDALYDTPTPYIAAWHQAPVGRGRDAVRLNLQITSPRRAADKLKYLAGSEAAMGAWIGDVTPESQAERLRAALDTVPEVTA, from the coding sequence GTGAACACGGACAGCCTCACCGCGGTGCCCCTGGGCGCCGGCGTCGTCAAGCGGCCCACCCACCTGGCCGACGGACGCGAGCTCATCTACTTCGACGACCCCGACACGACGCTCGGCGCCGAGCGCGCGGTCGACGCCCGCACCCTCGACCCGCGGCCGACGACGGCGACGATGCGACAGGACGTGCTGACCGGTGACTGGATCACCGTGGCATCCAATCGCCAGAACCGCGCGTTCCTCCCGCCCGCGCACCTCGATCCGCTGTCGCCGCAGACGCCGACCAACCCGTCGGAGATCCCGTCGCTGTACGACGTCGCGGTGTTCGAGAACAAGTCGCCGTCCTTCGGCCCGGCCCTCGACACCGCGATCGGCGACGCCCCGGCGGCCGTCGACCCGCCCCGCGGCGACGACGACCTCGAGCACCTCGGCCTCGGCCGCACGCGCACGTCGGTCGGGCGCTGCGAGGTCGTGTGCTTCAGTCCCGCGCACGAGGGGTCGTTCGGCTCGCTCTCGCGCACCCGTGCCCGCACCGTCATCGAAGCGTGGGCCGACCGGACCGCGGCCCTGTCTGCTCTGCCCGGCATCCGTCAGGTCTTCCCGTTCGAGAACCGCGGCGAGCAGATCGGGGTGACCCTCCCCCACCCCCACGGGCAGATCTACGCCTACCCGTACGTCACCCCGCGCACGCACCGCCTGCTCGACACCATCTCGCGCACCTCGAACGACCTGTTCGAGCGCATCCTCGAGTTCGAATCCGCCGGCCCCCGCGTCGTGCTGCGCGGCGAGCACTGGACCGCGTTCGTGCCGTTCGCCGCCCGCTGGCCCATCGAGGTCCACGTACTGCCGCACCGCCACGTCGCCGACCTCGCCGAGACGACCGACGCCGAGCGCGACGAGCTCGCCCCGTTCTACCTGCGGCTGCTGCGCGGCATCGACGCGCTGTACGACACCCCGACCCCCTACATCGCCGCGTGGCACCAGGCGCCGGTCGGACGGGGACGAGATGCCGTGCGCCTCAACCTGCAGATCACCTCGCCGCGTCGCGCGGCCGACAAGCTGAAGTACCTCGCCGGATCCGAGGCCGCCATGGGCGCCTGGATCGGCGACGTGACCCCCGAGTCGCAGGCCGAGCGCCTGCGCGCCGCCCTCGACACCGTTCCGGAGGTGACGGCATGA
- a CDS encoding carbohydrate ABC transporter permease, whose product MTTTVPAPARAERPSVPHPRRPRVPFKGAIAALLAPFAVLFLLFYVLPIIFAIGQSLLVVRREGTFGKAELVFGGLAQYALVFQDEAFWTSMLRMLTFGVVQVPVMLGLALVFALLLDSPLLKGKRFFRLAFFVPYAVPGVIAAIMWGSLFSPNLSPFTALTKNVDFLGADLVLWSIANVVTWVYVGYNMLIIYSSLLSIPSEIYEAARLDGAGQFRIAWSIKIPLVRPAIVMTAIFSIIGTLQLLAEPQVFRSFSSAVTSTFTPNMTVYATASIPNANLAAAFSVVLAVTTFVLSFGFMKWMQKKGNA is encoded by the coding sequence GTGACCACCACCGTCCCCGCCCCGGCGCGCGCGGAACGACCGAGCGTTCCGCACCCGCGGCGCCCGCGCGTGCCGTTCAAGGGCGCGATCGCGGCGCTGCTCGCGCCGTTCGCGGTCCTGTTCCTGCTGTTCTACGTGCTGCCGATCATCTTCGCGATCGGGCAGTCGCTCCTCGTCGTCCGTCGCGAGGGCACCTTCGGCAAGGCCGAACTCGTCTTCGGCGGGCTCGCGCAGTACGCGCTGGTCTTCCAGGACGAGGCGTTCTGGACCTCGATGCTGCGCATGCTCACCTTCGGCGTCGTCCAGGTGCCGGTCATGCTCGGGCTCGCCCTCGTCTTCGCGCTGCTGCTGGACTCGCCCCTGCTCAAGGGCAAGCGCTTCTTCCGCCTCGCCTTCTTCGTGCCCTACGCCGTCCCGGGCGTGATCGCCGCGATCATGTGGGGCTCGCTGTTCTCGCCGAACCTGTCGCCCTTCACCGCTCTGACGAAGAACGTCGACTTCCTGGGCGCCGACCTCGTGCTGTGGTCGATCGCGAACGTCGTGACCTGGGTCTACGTCGGCTACAACATGCTGATCATCTACTCGTCGCTGCTGTCGATCCCCAGCGAGATCTACGAGGCGGCCCGCCTCGACGGGGCCGGGCAGTTCCGCATCGCGTGGTCGATCAAGATTCCGCTCGTGCGTCCCGCGATCGTCATGACCGCGATCTTCTCGATCATCGGCACGCTGCAGCTGCTCGCCGAGCCGCAGGTGTTCCGCTCGTTCAGCTCGGCGGTCACCAGCACCTTCACCCCGAACATGACCGTCTACGCGACGGCATCCATCCCCAACGCGAACCTCGCCGCGGCGTTCTCGGTCGTGCTGGCCGTGACGACCTTCGTCCTGTCGTTCGGGTTCATGAAGTGGATGCAGAAGAAGGGCAACGCATGA
- the galK gene encoding galactokinase — protein sequence MTAVDDARTLLARPPVGVWSAPGRANLIGEHTDYNEGFVFPFAIAQRTAAAVALRDDDVIRVRSTFADDAVEVPLAELDARIAAGGLGWAGYPLGVAWALLHEAPDAAPRGVDIALASEVPVGAGLSSSAAIEGAVASALNDVWNAGLDKIALARVGRIAENDAVGAPTGIMDQMASMLGVADAATFLDCRTLETRPVALGFADAGLSILVTDTLVEHAHSSGGYRERRASCEKGAEAFGVAALRDLTIDDLPRAEEILDDVTFRRVRHIVTENQRVLDTVAALDAEGPTAIGDLLTASHASMRDDFEISVPELDLAVETTLAAGALGARMTGGGFGGAAIALIPTGLIPAATEAVNAAFAASGFRAPNIFTVTPSEGARRDA from the coding sequence ATGACCGCCGTCGACGACGCCCGCACCCTTCTCGCCCGTCCCCCCGTGGGGGTGTGGTCGGCGCCCGGTCGCGCCAACCTCATCGGCGAGCACACCGACTACAACGAGGGCTTCGTCTTCCCCTTCGCGATCGCCCAGCGCACCGCCGCCGCCGTCGCCCTGCGCGACGACGACGTGATCCGCGTTCGGTCGACATTCGCCGACGACGCGGTCGAGGTTCCGCTGGCCGAGCTCGACGCGCGCATCGCCGCCGGCGGCCTCGGCTGGGCGGGGTATCCCCTCGGGGTGGCGTGGGCGCTTCTTCACGAGGCTCCGGATGCCGCGCCCCGCGGCGTCGACATCGCCCTGGCCTCGGAGGTGCCGGTGGGTGCCGGCCTCTCGTCGTCCGCCGCGATCGAGGGGGCCGTGGCATCCGCCCTCAACGACGTGTGGAACGCGGGCCTCGACAAGATCGCCCTCGCCCGCGTCGGTCGGATCGCCGAGAACGACGCCGTCGGCGCCCCCACCGGGATCATGGACCAGATGGCCTCGATGCTCGGCGTGGCCGACGCGGCGACGTTCCTCGACTGCCGCACCCTCGAGACCCGCCCCGTGGCGCTCGGCTTCGCCGACGCCGGGCTGTCGATCCTCGTCACCGACACGCTCGTCGAGCACGCGCACTCCTCGGGCGGGTACCGCGAGCGCCGCGCCTCGTGCGAGAAGGGCGCGGAGGCGTTCGGCGTCGCCGCCCTGCGCGACCTCACCATCGACGACCTGCCGCGTGCCGAGGAGATCCTCGACGACGTGACCTTCCGCCGCGTCCGCCACATCGTGACCGAGAACCAGCGCGTGCTCGACACGGTCGCCGCCCTCGACGCCGAAGGCCCCACGGCCATCGGCGACCTTCTGACGGCGTCGCACGCGTCGATGCGCGACGACTTCGAGATCTCGGTGCCCGAGCTCGACCTCGCCGTCGAGACGACGCTCGCCGCGGGAGCCCTCGGTGCCCGCATGACCGGCGGCGGCTTCGGCGGGGCGGCGATCGCGCTGATCCCGACCGGGCTGATCCCGGCGGCGACCGAGGCCGTGAACGCCGCGTTCGCGGCATCCGGCTTCCGTGCGCCGAACATCTTCACGGTGACACCGTCGGAGGGCGCGCGCCGCGACGCGTGA
- a CDS encoding carboxylesterase/lipase family protein, translating into MDAAVLATTSRGRLRGFRRGSTAVFLGIPFAQPPVGPLRFAAPVPVEPWEGERDATAYGPTAQRGDAGITLIPEPSVPGDATLNVNVFTPADRDPDATLPVLVWIHGGGYTSGSPASRWYDGDAFARDGVITVVISYRIGFDGFGLIEGAPSNRGLRDQIAALEWVRDEIGAFGGDPARVTVAGQSAGGGSVLALMASPAASGLFRGAMAISPAIGAVAVDAARGFAARLASLAGVAADRAGFASVPEERLIELQKAAGKPPRGRALASLTALLDDGLPLGPVIDGDVLPRHPLEVLGEEPSVPLVIGSTDDEFTMLTARYRAVLRFVPVSLALAVLGLGRSRRRAYLERTWRRGTAAVLGGYATDRVIRTMVLRVARARMDAGSAGATPSWEGDGMNGSTPATWVYRFAWPSPVFGDACHCLDVPFWFDHLDADGVTAIAGDAPPHDLAAQLHGAAVAFVRDGDPGWPTWDATGRRARVFDAPASVPSVESDAYAEVAPLV; encoded by the coding sequence ATGGATGCCGCCGTGCTCGCCACCACCTCGAGGGGACGCCTACGCGGGTTCCGCCGGGGCTCGACCGCCGTCTTCCTCGGCATCCCCTTCGCCCAGCCCCCGGTCGGGCCGTTGCGCTTCGCCGCGCCGGTGCCCGTCGAGCCCTGGGAGGGCGAGCGCGACGCGACCGCGTACGGGCCGACCGCGCAGCGTGGTGACGCGGGCATCACGCTCATCCCCGAGCCGAGCGTGCCGGGCGACGCGACCCTGAACGTCAACGTCTTCACCCCCGCAGACCGAGATCCGGATGCCACCCTCCCGGTGCTCGTGTGGATCCACGGCGGGGGCTACACCTCGGGGTCGCCCGCGAGCCGGTGGTACGACGGCGACGCGTTCGCGCGCGACGGGGTGATCACGGTCGTGATCTCGTACCGGATCGGCTTCGACGGGTTCGGACTGATCGAGGGAGCGCCCTCGAACCGTGGTCTGCGGGATCAGATCGCCGCGCTCGAGTGGGTGCGCGACGAGATCGGCGCGTTCGGCGGCGACCCGGCGCGCGTGACCGTGGCGGGGCAGTCGGCGGGCGGCGGGTCGGTGCTCGCGCTGATGGCGAGCCCGGCGGCATCCGGACTCTTCCGCGGTGCGATGGCGATCTCGCCGGCGATCGGGGCCGTCGCCGTCGATGCGGCGCGGGGCTTCGCCGCGCGCCTGGCATCGCTGGCGGGGGTCGCCGCGGATCGCGCGGGATTCGCGTCCGTGCCGGAAGAACGGCTGATCGAGCTGCAGAAAGCCGCGGGGAAGCCTCCGCGCGGGCGCGCTCTCGCGTCGCTCACGGCGCTGCTCGACGACGGTCTGCCGCTCGGGCCGGTGATCGACGGGGACGTTCTGCCGCGGCATCCGCTCGAAGTCCTCGGTGAGGAGCCGAGCGTGCCCCTGGTCATCGGTTCGACCGACGACGAGTTCACGATGTTGACGGCGCGCTACCGCGCCGTGCTGCGGTTCGTGCCCGTATCGCTGGCGCTGGCCGTGCTGGGACTCGGGCGGTCGCGGCGGCGCGCCTACCTCGAGCGAACCTGGCGGCGGGGGACCGCGGCGGTGCTCGGCGGGTACGCCACCGACCGGGTGATCCGAACGATGGTGCTGCGGGTGGCGCGGGCGCGGATGGACGCCGGATCGGCGGGAGCGACACCGTCCTGGGAAGGGGACGGCATGAACGGCTCGACGCCGGCGACCTGGGTCTACCGCTTCGCGTGGCCCTCCCCGGTGTTCGGCGACGCGTGCCACTGCCTCGACGTGCCGTTCTGGTTCGATCACCTCGACGCCGACGGGGTCACCGCGATCGCCGGTGATGCTCCCCCTCACGACCTGGCCGCGCAGCTGCACGGCGCGGCGGTCGCGTTCGTGCGCGACGGCGACCCCGGCTGGCCGACGTGGGACGCCACGGGTCGACGTGCGCGGGTGTTCGACGCTCCGGCATCCGTCCCTTCCGTCGAGAGCGACGCGTACGCCGAGGTGGCGCCGCTGGTGTGA
- a CDS encoding carbohydrate ABC transporter permease, with translation MSAVTTPRPRADRSGAARSGAPRPGASRPGASRSRAIREPLVSRTSAMLVMAVFTVYFLLPLWWLLVASSKSTGDILTTNPLWFADMRLFSNIGDLFAYRDGIFLRWLGNSLLYAGLGGAVATLLAAMAGYALAKYRFPGRELIFDVVLGGVLVPATALALPLFLIFSQVQLTNTFWAVFLPSLVSPFGVYLARIFAASSVPDELLEASRLDGAGEIRTFFTVSLRLMSPALVTMFLFQFVAIWNNFFLPLIMLRSEELFPVVFGLYGWNNQLNQIPELRGLVLIGALLSVIPLIVIFLLLQRFWRNGLGTGALK, from the coding sequence ATGAGCGCCGTCACCACCCCTCGCCCCCGCGCCGACCGTTCCGGGGCAGCCCGCTCCGGCGCGCCCCGCCCGGGAGCCTCGCGTCCGGGCGCCTCCCGCTCGCGCGCGATCCGGGAGCCGCTCGTCTCGCGCACCTCGGCGATGCTCGTCATGGCCGTGTTCACGGTCTACTTCCTGCTGCCGCTGTGGTGGCTGCTGGTGGCCTCGAGCAAGAGCACCGGCGACATCCTCACGACGAACCCGCTGTGGTTCGCCGACATGCGCCTGTTCTCGAACATCGGCGACCTGTTCGCCTACCGCGACGGCATCTTCCTCCGCTGGCTCGGCAACTCGCTGCTGTACGCCGGGCTCGGCGGAGCGGTGGCGACGCTGCTCGCGGCGATGGCCGGCTACGCGCTGGCGAAGTACCGCTTCCCGGGACGCGAGCTCATCTTCGACGTCGTCCTCGGCGGTGTGCTCGTCCCGGCGACCGCGCTGGCCCTTCCGCTGTTCCTCATCTTCAGCCAGGTGCAGCTGACGAACACGTTCTGGGCGGTGTTCCTGCCCTCGCTGGTCAGCCCGTTCGGGGTCTACCTCGCGCGCATCTTCGCGGCATCCTCCGTCCCCGATGAGTTGCTCGAAGCGAGCCGACTCGACGGGGCGGGCGAGATCCGCACGTTCTTCACCGTGAGCCTGCGCCTGATGAGCCCGGCGCTGGTGACGATGTTCCTCTTCCAGTTCGTCGCGATCTGGAACAACTTCTTCCTGCCGCTGATCATGCTGCGCAGCGAAGAGCTCTTCCCCGTGGTCTTCGGTCTCTACGGCTGGAACAACCAGCTCAACCAGATCCCGGAGCTGCGCGGTCTCGTGCTGATCGGCGCCCTGCTGTCGGTCATCCCCCTCATCGTCATCTTCCTGCTCCTTCAGCGCTTCTGGCGCAACGGTCTCGGGACCGGCGCCCTGAAGTGA
- a CDS encoding LLM class F420-dependent oxidoreductase — protein sequence MRLGRPCAVAPPPPPPRVAPPRGPPAPDVGRRAVGERSGTFGIFVPQGWRFDLVGIDPSEHWRVMNALAQSADDGPWTSLWVYDHFHTTPVPSAEATHEAWTLMAAFAAATDRVRLGQMCTCMGYRNPAYLAKVAATVDAISGGRAEMGIGGGWYEHEWRAYGYGFPPIAERLGRLREGVEIMHQAWTTGEATLSGKYYEVDGAIVQPKPLQDGGIPLWIAGGGEKVTLKIAAKCASYTNFGGSIEEFEHKTAVLRGHCEALGRDVSEITQSTNFNTIVAETESEAEERLAAVVARLRPHVGDERADAIEADYRSSDGFGTPEQIVERLRERAAHGLGYAIHYFPEAAYDTSGISLFEREVIPHL from the coding sequence GTGCGCCTTGGGCGCCCGTGCGCCGTCGCCCCGCCGCCGCCGCCGCCGCGCGTCGCGCCGCCGCGCGGTCCGCCGGCGCCCGATGTCGGTCGCCGCGCCGTAGGTGAGCGCAGTGGAACGTTCGGAATCTTCGTCCCCCAGGGCTGGCGCTTCGACCTCGTCGGCATCGATCCGAGCGAGCACTGGCGCGTCATGAACGCGCTCGCCCAGAGCGCCGACGACGGCCCCTGGACCTCGCTGTGGGTCTACGACCACTTCCACACCACCCCCGTCCCGAGCGCCGAGGCCACCCACGAGGCGTGGACGCTCATGGCCGCCTTCGCCGCCGCGACCGACCGCGTCCGTCTCGGCCAGATGTGCACGTGCATGGGGTACCGCAACCCCGCCTACCTCGCGAAGGTCGCGGCCACCGTCGACGCCATCTCGGGCGGGCGCGCCGAGATGGGCATCGGCGGCGGCTGGTACGAGCACGAGTGGCGCGCCTACGGCTACGGCTTCCCGCCCATCGCCGAGCGCCTCGGGCGCCTGCGCGAGGGCGTCGAGATCATGCACCAGGCCTGGACCACGGGTGAGGCGACGCTGTCGGGGAAGTACTACGAGGTCGACGGCGCGATCGTGCAGCCGAAGCCGCTGCAAGACGGCGGCATCCCGCTGTGGATCGCCGGCGGCGGCGAGAAGGTGACGCTGAAGATCGCCGCGAAGTGCGCCTCGTACACGAACTTCGGCGGCTCGATCGAGGAGTTCGAGCACAAGACCGCGGTCCTGCGCGGGCACTGCGAGGCGCTCGGACGCGACGTGAGCGAGATCACGCAGTCGACGAACTTCAACACGATCGTCGCCGAGACCGAGTCCGAGGCCGAGGAGCGTCTCGCCGCGGTCGTGGCCCGGCTCCGACCGCACGTGGGCGACGAGCGAGCGGATGCCATCGAAGCCGACTACCGCTCCTCCGACGGCTTCGGCACCCCCGAGCAGATCGTCGAGCGCCTGCGCGAGCGTGCGGCGCACGGTCTCGGCTACGCGATCCACTACTTCCCCGAAGCCGCGTACGACACCTCCGGCATCTCCCTCTTCGAGCGCGAGGTGATCCCACACCTCTGA
- a CDS encoding LacI family DNA-binding transcriptional regulator has protein sequence MRVSMADVAERAGVSAQTVSRVANGSPRVDPATRARVEKAMADLGYRMHRAARALRTGQTSTIGLVVSTLASVGNSRMLQAISEAAAARDYALAVVTVGERGIREAFARLRSQGVDGAVVLNEATELARDAQPPADLHLVVVDSPADPRFSIVQTDHAAGARAATTHLLALGCGTVHHLAGPAGSFAAVERERGWRAALADAGVAAPEPVRGDWTSASGYRAARALVGASAVFVANDQMALGALRAFADAGRRVPDDVAVVGFDDIVDAAEYRPPLTTVRQDFDALGRRAVAALIAAIEGGDAVAETVPAALVVRASSAAI, from the coding sequence ATGCGCGTATCCATGGCCGACGTGGCCGAGCGGGCCGGAGTCTCGGCGCAGACCGTGTCGCGGGTGGCCAACGGCAGCCCCCGCGTCGACCCCGCCACCCGGGCTCGCGTCGAGAAGGCCATGGCCGACCTCGGGTATCGGATGCATCGCGCCGCGCGCGCCCTGCGCACGGGACAGACCTCGACGATCGGTCTGGTCGTGTCGACGCTCGCCTCCGTCGGCAACTCCCGCATGCTGCAGGCGATCTCCGAGGCGGCCGCCGCGCGCGATTACGCCCTCGCCGTCGTCACGGTGGGGGAGCGCGGCATCCGCGAGGCTTTCGCCCGCTTGCGCTCGCAGGGCGTCGACGGGGCCGTCGTGCTGAACGAGGCGACCGAGCTCGCGCGCGACGCGCAGCCGCCCGCCGACCTGCACCTCGTCGTGGTCGACTCCCCGGCCGACCCGCGCTTCTCGATCGTGCAGACCGATCACGCCGCCGGCGCGCGCGCCGCGACCACGCACCTCCTCGCCCTGGGGTGCGGCACGGTGCACCATCTCGCGGGTCCCGCGGGCTCCTTCGCGGCGGTGGAGCGCGAGCGCGGCTGGCGCGCGGCGCTGGCCGACGCCGGGGTCGCCGCCCCGGAACCCGTTCGCGGCGACTGGACCTCGGCATCCGGATACCGTGCCGCCCGAGCGTTGGTCGGGGCCTCGGCCGTGTTCGTGGCCAACGACCAGATGGCGCTCGGCGCCCTGCGCGCGTTCGCCGACGCCGGGCGGCGCGTCCCCGACGACGTCGCCGTGGTGGGCTTCGACGACATCGTGGATGCCGCCGAGTACCGGCCCCCGCTCACCACGGTTCGGCAGGACTTCGACGCCCTCGGCCGCCGAGCCGTCGCCGCGCTGATCGCCGCGATCGAGGGCGGCGACGCCGTCGCCGAGACGGTGCCGGCCGCGCTGGTCGTGCGCGCGAGCAGCGCCGCGATCTGA
- a CDS encoding extracellular solute-binding protein, with amino-acid sequence MKHKLFTATAGVALSALLLAGCAGGGSSSGDGAAAAADCAPSDGPVTLEFTSWIPGIEKVVDMWNTENPDIQVKVQTGPNGNNGTYQNFFNQIAAGNAPDLGQIEYDALPNFLVQDGVENIAGCSDVVAAKDQFVGWAWNQVALGGEGGVYGIPQDIGPMGLFYRSDLFEKNNIPVPTTWDEYTEAAKKIRALGGYITNFSQSDINQFAGFVWQAGGQWFGNDADGWTVSLTDPASKKVADYWQSLIDQDLVSTYPAWTDEWNNAYNSSQVWTWNSAVWGANSISSGAPDTAGNWSVADLPQWKAGDAVSGNWGGSSIAVLKGSKHPYEATKFALWLNTSTEALTALNEEANIYPATTEGLKLPSLAKGVDFYGGQKIYDVFAKAATEVTPDFVWGPTMTKTYADVSDGFKAAVSGSGTLADALQKGQDATITALESQSIPVKK; translated from the coding sequence ATGAAGCACAAGCTCTTCACAGCGACGGCGGGAGTCGCCCTGTCGGCGCTCCTGCTCGCCGGTTGCGCCGGCGGAGGAAGCAGCAGTGGCGACGGCGCCGCAGCCGCGGCCGATTGCGCACCCTCCGACGGCCCCGTCACCCTCGAGTTCACCTCGTGGATCCCGGGGATCGAGAAGGTCGTCGACATGTGGAACACCGAGAACCCGGACATCCAGGTCAAGGTGCAGACGGGCCCCAACGGCAACAACGGCACGTACCAGAACTTCTTCAACCAGATCGCCGCGGGCAACGCTCCTGACCTCGGCCAGATCGAGTACGACGCCCTGCCGAACTTCCTCGTCCAGGACGGCGTGGAGAACATCGCGGGCTGCTCCGACGTGGTCGCCGCGAAGGACCAGTTCGTCGGCTGGGCGTGGAACCAGGTCGCGCTCGGCGGCGAGGGCGGCGTCTACGGCATCCCCCAGGACATCGGCCCGATGGGCCTGTTCTACCGCTCCGACCTGTTCGAGAAGAACAACATCCCCGTTCCCACCACCTGGGACGAGTACACCGAGGCCGCGAAGAAGATCCGCGCGCTCGGCGGCTACATCACCAACTTCTCGCAGTCCGACATCAACCAGTTCGCCGGCTTCGTGTGGCAGGCGGGCGGGCAGTGGTTCGGCAACGACGCCGACGGCTGGACGGTCTCGCTGACCGACCCGGCGTCGAAGAAGGTCGCCGACTACTGGCAGTCGCTCATCGATCAGGACCTCGTCTCGACCTACCCGGCGTGGACCGACGAGTGGAACAACGCCTACAACTCCAGCCAGGTGTGGACCTGGAACTCCGCCGTGTGGGGCGCGAACTCCATCTCGAGCGGTGCTCCCGACACGGCCGGTAACTGGTCGGTCGCGGACCTTCCGCAGTGGAAGGCCGGAGACGCGGTCTCGGGCAACTGGGGCGGTTCGTCGATCGCCGTCCTCAAGGGCAGCAAGCACCCCTACGAGGCGACGAAGTTCGCGCTGTGGCTGAACACCTCGACCGAGGCGCTCACCGCGCTGAACGAAGAGGCGAACATCTACCCCGCCACCACCGAGGGCCTCAAGCTCCCCTCGCTCGCGAAGGGCGTCGACTTCTACGGCGGCCAGAAGATCTACGACGTCTTCGCCAAGGCAGCCACCGAGGTCACCCCCGACTTCGTCTGGGGACCGACGATGACCAAGACCTACGCCGACGTCTCCGACGGCTTCAAGGCGGCGGTCAGCGGGAGCGGCACCCTCGCCGACGCCCTCCAGAAGGGTCAGGATGCCACGATCACCGCCCTCGAGTCGCAGTCGATCCCGGTGAAGAAGTAA